The window TGACCATCGGTGGCCCGCACCGCCCAGGTGTCACCCGTGCCGCTGACTGCGACGCGCCGGTAGGGGGTATCGGTCCACCCTGCAAGATCGATCCTGATGTCGGGTGAGAGTTCCCGCCCCTGCAGTGCGACCAGCGTGTCGGCTGTCTCCCGCCCCAGGAGTTTCCTCACACGGAGTCGCACGACGGGGCTCAGGTGTGCGTCGGTGACGGCGGGGTACTCCCCCACCCGTCCGACGATGCGGGACAGCGTCCTCAGGTGCGGGACCGGTTCGACCGGGAGGAAGGTGTCCCGCTCAGAGTAGAAGCGCAGCGCCCGTGCACACAGCTCCTCATCAAGTGGGGATCCCTGGTGGTCCAGATTGAGGATCACGTCCTCGCACATCTGACCACTGAGGAAATAGTCCAGACCTCGTTCCCTCACCGCCGGCGGATAGGTCTCGGTATCGTCATCGCCGACCTCGGGGTACTCGTCGACGAGGTACTCCCCCGGGGTCATCCCCGGGCCTGTGTACAGGCACCAGCCGGAGCCCGAGGTCGGGTCGGCAAGGACCGTGTCAATGATGTCTGCCAGGGGGTGGGTGCGTCCGGTCTCCAGCATGCTCCGATGATAGGCCGCCGACGCGACCCGGGCAGCCTACATCCCCTCGACAATCCCCCGCATGATCTCCGCGGTCTCCGTCGGCGTGGTGCCCACCCGGACACCGGCCGCCTCGAGCGCCTCCTTCTTGGCCTGCGCCGTGCCGACGGAACCGGTGACGATGGCACCTGCGTGCCCCATGGTCTTGCCCTCCGGGGCGGTGAACCCGGCGACGTAGCCGACGACGGGTTTGGTCACGTGCTCCCGGATGTAGTCGGCGGCGCGTTCCTCGGCGTCGCCGCCGATCTCGCCGATCATGACGATGGCCCGGGTGTCGGGGTCCTCCTCGAAGGCGCTGAGCGCGTCGATGTAGGCGGTGCCGATGAGGGGGTCGCCGCCGATGCCGAGGGCGGTGGAGATGCCGACGTCGGAAAGCGCGTGCATCATCTGGTACGTCAGCGTGCCCGACTTCGAGATCAGTCCCACGGGGCCGGGGCCGCTGATATCCGCGGGGATGATGCCGGGGCAGTTCGGGCCGATGATCCGCGTGCCTCCCTCCGTCCGCGCGTGCGCCAGCATCTCGGCGGTGTCGCGGACGGGCACGCCCTCGGTGATGACGACGATGAGCGGGATCGCGGCGTCGATGGCCTCGCAGACCGCCTCCCGGACGAAGGGGGCAGGCACGAACACCACGGACACGTTCGCGTCGGTGGCCGCGCGTGCGTCGGCGACGGTGCCGAACACCGGCAGCTCGTGGCCGCCGACCGTCACCGTCTCGCCCGCCTTCTTCGGGTTGGTGCCGCCGACCACGTTCGCGCCGGCGGCGAGCATCCGGGCGGTGTGCTCCCGCCCCTCACGCCCGGTGATGCCCTGGACGATGATGCGGGATTCGGAGTTGAGGAAGATCGCCATGTCGGTGCCTTTCGCTAGACGACGCTCGGGGTCACCGCGGCGAGCTCCGCCACCCGGTCCGCGGCCTCGTCCATGTCGTCGACGACGGTGACGAGGGGGTGATCGTACTCGCGGAGGATGCGGCGTCCCTCGTCGACGCTGTTGCCGTCGAGACGCACGACGATCGGCTTGCGGGCCGTGTCCCCGAGGTGAGTGAGCGCCTCCACGATGCCGGTGGCCACCGCGTCGCAGGACGTGATGCCTCCGAAGACGTTGACGAACACGCTGCGCACCTGCTCGTCCGAGAGGACGATCTCCAGGGCCGCGGTCATCGTCTCCGGGCAGGCGCCACCGCCGATGTCGAGGAAGTTCGCCGGCTTCTGCCCGCCGTGCCGCTCCCCCGCCCCGGACACGACGTCGAGGGTCGACATGACCAGCCCGGCGCCGTTGCCGATGATGCCCACCGAACCCTCGAGCGTGACGTACTTGAGCCCCTGCTCGCTCGCGCGTCGCTCGATCGGGTCGAGGTGGTCGGCGGCCTCGGCGAGCTCCGCGCGGTTGTCGTGACGGAAGGCGGCGTTGTCGTCGAGGGTGATCTTCGCGTCGAGGGCGATGATGTCCCCCTGCACCGTGAGGACGAGCGGGTTCACCTCGACGAGGGTGGCGTCCTCCTCGCGGAAGACCTCGGCGAGCCGCCGGATGACGGGGACGACCTTGTCGCGGAGGTCGGCGGGGAGGGCGTCGACAAGTTCGTGGGCGTCGAAGCCCTCGAGGGGGTCGACCTCCACGCGGGCCAGCGCCTCCGGCCGCTCCGCGGCGAGCTTCTCGATGTCCACGCCTCCCTCCACCGAGAACAACCCCAGGTAGGAGCGCCGCGCGCGGTCGAGGAGCAGCGAGAAGTAGTACTCCGCCTCGATCTCCACGCACTCCACGACGAGCACCCGCTCGACCGTGTGCCCGCGGATGTCCATCCCCAGGATCGCCTCCGCCGCCTGCTCGGCCGCCTCGGGCGCCGCCGCGACGCGGACACCGCCCGCCTTGCCGCGGCCGCCGATCTTCACCTGCGCCTTGACGACGCACTCCCCGCCCAGCCGCTCCGCCGCCGCGCGTGCCTCCGCCGGAGTCTCAGCCACCGTTCCGGACAGAACCGGAACGCCGTGGGCGGCGAAGAGTTCAAGGGCCTGGTACTCGTAGAGGTCCATGCCCTGCAGTGTATAGACGTTGCCGCACGCACGACGCCGGATCGGCGATACCCTGCGGCCACACGCCCCGGACGGAGGCGCTACGCCGTGGTGGGCGCGTCCCACAGCTCCAGGAAGCGTTCCACCAGCTCCCCGAGCCGACCGCTGCAGAGTTCCGACGTCAGGTGGCCGTAGCCGAAACGGTCTCCCCTGCTCTGCCACGTGAACCAGGTGGACATGTCGCGCCAGGTCGCCTCACCGATGGGCTGGTCGTAGATCGGCTTGATGTGATCGAGGTACCGGAAGTCCGGACCGGCCAGCCGCACCCCAGCCAGCACACCGTCCCACACGATCTCCGGGGCGTTGAACTCGTCGGGATTCTCCCGGAACCAGGCCAGGTGTCGGCCGGCAGCTATCCACTCCGCGAGTGCCCGGACCTGCGAGATGTCCCCGCGGGCGCCGTAGAGCACGGGGTCCGCGCGATGTGAAGTCAGGTCCACATCCTCCCCCGGCCTCAACCACTGGGAGCTGTGGGAGAGGAGGAGAGCGGCGGGGAGCTCTGCGCCCGGCTCGCTGAACCACATGAGCAGGGGGCCTTCCGTGCCGAACATCACCGGGTCCGGGATCTGGCTCCCCCAGGTCGCGGCGAACCCCTCCGGACGAAGGAGGATCCGGAGCTCCTGGACGACGGGCACCGGCAGTCCGAACACCTCATCCGTGACCACGAACTGCTGGACCGGAACCGACACGGCTGTTGTCTCCGTCCGACTGACCTCCCACACAGCCATGATCTCCCGGGCCGCCGCGGTGAGTTCGAAAAAGTCGGCGCGGGGATCCCCCACCTCTTCCCTCTCTGCTTCCTGCTCATGCACCCACAGATGCACCGGGTCACCGTTCGGCGTACTCATGGGGATCCTGGTGACACGTCGACCGTCGACACGCATGACGGGCAGCGACGGGGACTCGAACGTCCAGCGGAGCTCCGAGTCATCCCCTTCCATCGCCCCGTGGGTGACGGGCACCTCCCACCCGAGCCGGGTGAGATCCAGGGTGGTACGGAGGTACTCCGCTCGCTTTTCGACGTGCACCAGCCGAGCCAGCGCAGAAGGCACGGATCCACCCAGAACACGCGGCAGACGGGTGTCGAGGAACTCGTCGACGGCGAGCCGGAGGCTCACGGGGTCCACGGCCGACCATGCGTAACTGACGGGATTCGGGGCATCGTAGGTGTTGGACATGACCACAGGGTCTCAGACAGGTGTGACAGACAGCGTGCGACCACCACACAACTGTCCTACAGGTCTGGCAGGGGGGAATTAGTTTCGTGCTGTCGGGAACACCGGTACAGGGGGTTCTGGAATCCATTCACGCAGGCCAGACACCGGAAGTGACTCTCGATTCGCGTTCCCGGACACTCCCTGCCGCCTCGTAGCAGTCAATGATTTTCCGCAATCTCGTGTTCACACGGCGTTAACCCATGTACCGTGGCTCATACAATCACATGCTTATGTAACCCACATCACTCGAAAGGTGAACACAATGAAGAGCCGTCTCATGCAGTCCATCGCTCTCGCCGCCACCGCCGGCCTGGCACTGAGCGCCTGCACCACCTCCGACGACACTGCCGCGGACGACCCGGGCACCGTCGTCACCACCGTTGAGACCCCGGGCGGCACCCCGGTGGAGACCACGGTCACCACCGCCGACACCGCCGACCAGGTCGCCGGCGAGGACCCGATCTTCAACGTCATCAACGCCGCCCTGGCCGAGTACCCGGAGGGCATCATCGTCGACATCGACCGTGAGGACGACACCGACAGCTACGAGATCGACCTGGTCCAGGGCGACCAGCTCATCGAGCTGCAGGTCGACTTCGACGGCACCCTCCGCGAGGACGACCGCCAGGGCGACGAGGACATGATCGTCCGCGCCCAGAACGCCACCGTCACCGCCGAGGACGCCATCCGCGAGGCACTCTCCCTGCACCCGGAGGGCCTGCTCGACGAGGCTGAGCTCGAGGACGCCGACGGCACCATCCAGTGGAAGATCCAGCTGGACGACGCCGACCGTAACGACCTCGCCGAGCTGGACATCGCCGCCAACTAGGCCGGACTGCCCCTTAGTGACCAGAACCCCGCCACCGGTCTCCGGTGGCGGGGTTCGCCATTGCCGCACGTCCCCTGCCCCACAGCCCCCGGAAACCACGAACGCCGCCCTCCGGGACGGAGAGCGGCGAAGTGGGGTACGTCGGCAAGCAGTTAGCGTGCAGCCTCGATCTGGACGGTCTGTGCGACCGCCTGGATGACGGCGGCGACCTTGACGGCCTCCCAGACCTGCTCCTTGGTCAGACCCTCCTCGCGGACGGTCTTGTCGTGGGCCACGACGCAGTTCTCGCAGCCGTTGATGGTGGAGACGGCCAGGGACCACAGCTCGAAGTCGGCCTTCTCGACGCCCGGCTTGGCGATGATGTTCATGCGCAGGCCGAACTTGACGTTGGTGTAGTCCTCGCCGAGGAAGTGCTTCGCGCGGTAGGCCACGTTGTTCATGGCCATGACGGTGGCGGCGCCGAGGGCTGCCTCGAAGGCCTCGTCGGAGAGGTGCTCCTTGGCCTCCTCGGAGATCTCTGCGAAGACGGTGTCGTTGCCGGTGGCGGCAGCGGAGGCCAGCAGGGTGCCCCACAGCTGCTGCTCGTTGAGCTCGGTGGTACGGGTCAGGGAGCCCAGGTTGAGCTTCTGGTCCTTCGCGTACTCGGGGAGGGCGCTCCTCAGGTTATCGATCGACATTTACTTCAGGGACTCCTGAACGACGTCCATCTTGTTGATGTTCTTGGTCGGGTCGTTGGCCTGCCAGTTGCATGCGCAGACCTCCTCGGACTGCAGGGCGTCGAGGACACGCAGGACCTCGTCGACGTTGCGGCCGACGGCGTCCGGGGTGACGGAGACGAACTGGATGATGCCGTCCGGGTCGATGATGAAGGTGGCGCGGTCGGCGACACCGTCGGCGTTCTCGACGCCCAGCTCACGGATGAGCTCGTGCTTGATGTCGGAGAACATCGGGAACGGGATGTCCTTCAGCTCTTCGTTGGTGGCGCGCCAGTTGAAGTGGGAGAACTCGTTGTCGATGGAGCCGCCCAGGATCTGGGTGTCGCGGTCCTGGAACTCCTCGTCGAGCTTGCCGAATGCGGCGATCTCGGTCGGGCAGACGAAGGTGAAGTCCTTCGGGTAGAAGAAGACGACCTTCCACTTGCCCGGGTACTTGTCGAGGGAAACGGTCTCGAAGTAGTCCTCCGGCTGCTGGGCGTTGGCCTCAGCCAGGTTGCCGCCCTTGAGGGCGAGCAGCTCGAACTCGGGGAACTTCTCTCCAACGGTCATGATTGCCATGCGTAAATCTCCTCAGAAAAGTGGGATGTGACGGCCGTCACGGAAAGGTCTTACGTTTGCGCCTTTCCGAAGCCACAAACCATTATGCACCCTCAAACACGATCCGTCAATAACAAATTCTGTGGAGTTGATGTAAAGTGATAGGCATGAACAATAAGGAGTACCGTCCGACGCTCTCTCAGCTGCGCACCTTCGTCACCATCGCTGAGAACAAGCACTTCGGCACGGCGGCCACGAAGCTGGGCATCTCACAGCCCTCCCTCTCGCAGGCCCTCGTCGCCCTGGAACAGGGACTGGGCATCCAGCTCATCGAGCGCTCGACCCGCCGCGTCATCGTCACGCCCGCCGGCGAGGAACTGCTCCCCTACGCCAAGGCGACGCTCGACGCCGCCGACGCCTTCCTCGCTCACTCCCGCGGCACCCACGGCACGCTGATCGGCCCGCTGACCATCGGCATCATCCCGACGATCGCCCCCTACGTCCTGCCCGGCCTGCTCACCGCCACCGCCGCGCAGTACCCGGAGCTGGAGCCGCGCATCGTCGAGGACCAGACCCGTCACCTCGTGCAGATGCTCCGCGACGGCCAGATCGACATCGCCGTCATGGCGCTGCCCTCCGAGGCCACCGGTGTCGCCGAAGTCCCCCTCTACAGCGAGGACTTCGCCGTCGTCGTCCCCGAGGGCCACGGGCTCGCCGGCCGCACGGATCTCGGCCTGTCCGACCTCGACACCCTCGACCTGCTGCTTCTCGACGACGGCCACTGCCTCCACGACCAGATCGTCGATCTGTGCCGCAAGGCGGACCTCAACCCCACCGAGGCCGCCAACTCGGTCACCCGCGCCTCCTCGCTGACGACGATCATGCAGCTCGTCGCCGCGGGTCTCGGCGCCACCCTGGTGCCCGTGTCCGCGTTGCGTACCGAGTGCCACCGCCCGGGCCTGGCCACCGCCACCTTCCGTGACGACGTCACCGCCCAGCGCGAGATCGGCCTGGTCTACCGCAACTCCAGCTCCCGGGCGGAGGAGTTCCACGTGCTCGGCACCCTGGTGACCGCCGCCTTCGAGGAGGCGGTCTCCCCCACCGAGTGAGCCGCTAGCGTGCGTCCACCGGCAGTGCGCCACCGGAGGCCTGGCGGTACATCATCGCCAGCGTGAGGAGGTACGCCGGGCCGAGGATGAGGAGCGCCAGCCCCAGGGTGACCATCGCGCCGAGGAGCATGACGATGCCGGCGACGAGGTTGAACACCAGCAGACGCCCGTAGTTGTTCAGGCCGGCGCGGAATCCCTCCTTGATCGCCCCGCCGAAGCTGGCGCGGCGGTCGATGACGTACCAGATCATGAGCTGGGTCAGCGGGGTCACCAGCAGCGAGAGGACCACCGCCACGAGGAGTAGCCCCAGGACGACCCCGAGGAAAGAGAGGAAGTCGTCCTGCGAGGTCAGCTGGTCGACCGCGAAGAGGCCGCCACCGAGGGCGACGGGCACCAGGATGACGGCCAGGACCAGCACCATGAGGAACTGGAGGAGGATGTAGAGGCCCACCGCGGGGCCGAGGTTGACGTTGCCGGTGAAGTCCCGGAAGCTCAGGTCCTGCTTGTCCACCTGGCGCAGTGCGCCGTGGTAGATGAGGACCGTCACCACGACCGAGGCCACTCCGTAGAGGAGCTGGAAGATCAGTCCCCCGGCGTTGAGACCGGTCTCCATCCCCGGGCTGAACTCCGCGGGGACCTGCCCGCCGGAGGTGGGGAAGAGGAACTCACCCACGGCGGACACGATGAGGCTGACCACCAGCAGAGCCAGCATGCCCAGGATCCAGACCTTCCAGTTGCGGAAGACCGCGCTGAAGGCCCAGCGCACGGCCGCCATCGCGTCGATACGACCGGTGCCCTGCGGCTGGATGCCGGCGGGCTGCCCGGCGCTGCCCCAGTCGGCCGCCCCGTAACCGGAGTAGCCGGAGTAGCCGGCGTAGCCCGGCGCGTCCTCCGGGTGCGGGGTCGAGGGGTAGGAGGGGTAGGAGGGGTAGGAGGGGAATTCGCCGTTCCCGCCGTCACCGGAATCTCCGCGGTTCTCCGGGTGCTGGGACCGATCCCCGAAAGGATCGTGGGGGTTGGTCATCACTCTGACCTTTCTCATGTGGAGGAAATGCTGCAACCGGTCCCACGATAGAGCAGTTGCCGCGAGCCGGTAGGATGAGACGTCAGCCATGACTAACGCTTCTCCTTCCCCGATCACCCGGGACGCGCTGTACGAAATGCTCAGCGACGTCACCTTCGCCGACGAACGAGCTTTCCGACGCCGCCTGCACCGCGCCCGCTCCCCGCAGGCGCTGGAGGCGATCGCGAAGGACGTCCACCGCGCCGTCGAGAAGCGGCAGCTGATCGACATCGGCGTGCCGGAGATCACCTATCCCGAGACCCTGCCGGTGTCGGCGCGCCGCGAGGACATCGCGGAGGCGATCGAGAACAACCAGGTCGTCATCATCGCCGGTGAGACCGGTTCGGGTAAGACGACCCAGATCCCGAAGATCTGCCTCGACCTGGGGCGCGGCCGCCGCGGCCTCATCGGGCACACCCAGCCGCGCCGCCTCGCGGCCCGCACCGTCGCCGAACGTATCGCGGAGGAGCTGGGCCAGCCGATCGGTGAGACCGTCGGTTACGCGATCCGTTTCGACGACCGCGTCTCCCCCACCTCCGCCGTCAAGCTCATGACCGACGGCATCCTGCTCGCCGAGATGCAGCGGGACCGCTTCCTCAACGCCTACGACACGATCATCATCGACGAGGCGCACGAGCGTTCCCTCAACATCGACTTCATCCTCGGCTACCTCAAGCGTCTGCTGCCGAAGCGTCCGGACCTCAAGGTCATCATCACCTCCGCGACGATCGACCCGGAGAGCTTCGCGGAGCACTTCGCCGACGCCTCCGGCGAACCCGCCCCCATCATCGAGGTCTCCGGCCGCACCTTCCCCGTGGAGATCCGCTACCGGCCGATGGAGTTCGAGCGCGACGGCAAGGTCGTCGACCAGGACCCCCTCGACGCGCTGTGCGAGGCCTGCGAGGAGCTCATGCTCGAGGGCCCCGGCGACATCCTCTGCTTCTTCCCCGGCGAACGCGACATCCGCGACGCGATGGAGGCCATCGAGGGCCGCAAGTGGCGCGGCGTCGAGGTCACGCCCCTGTTCGGACGCCTGTCGAACCAGGAGCAGCACCGCGTCTTCGAGCCGCACTCCGGCCGCCGCATCGTCCTGTCGACGAACATCGCGGAGACCTCGCTGACCGTCCCCGGCATCCGCTACGTGGTGGACACCGGCACGGCCCGCATCTCCCGCTACTCGACGCGCAACAAGGTCCAGCGCCTGCCCATCGAGCCGATCTCGCAGGCCTCCGCCAACCAGCGTTCCGGCCGCTGCGGCCGTGTCGCCGACGGCATCGCCATCCGCCTCTACTCCGAGGAGGACTTCAACTCCCGCCCGGAGTTCACCGACCCGGAGATCCTGCGCACCAACCTGGCCAGCGTCATCCTCCAGATGGCGCTCATGCGGCTGGGCGACATCGCCGAGTTCCCCTTCGTCCAGGCCCCCGAGAACCGCGCCATCCGCGACGGTCTCCTCCTGCTCCACGAGCTGGGGGCACTGACCGACGAGGAACGCGACGGCCAACCCGTGCTCACCCAGATCGGCCGCGACATCGCCCGCATCCCGGTCGACCCCCGCATGGCGCGCATGCTCGTCGAGGCCAACCGCCTGGGCGAGCTCGACGCCGTCATCGTCATCGTCGCCGCCATGACCATCCAGGACGTGCGCGAACGCCCCCTGGAGAAGCAAGCGCAGGCCGACCAGAAGCACGCCCGCTTCAAGGACTCCACGAGTGACTTCCTCAGCTCCCTGAAGCTGTGGGACTACATCACCCAGTCCCGCGACGACCTCTCGGGCAACGCTTTCCGACGCCGCATGAAGTCCGAGTACCTCCACTACATGCGCATCCGTGAGTGGTACGACCTGGTCCGGCAGCTGCGCGAGGTCACCCGTCAGCTCGGCTGGTCGGCCCGCCACCTGGGCGAGGTCGCCGGCGAGCGCAGCTCCGACGCGA of the Corynebacterium humireducens NBRC 106098 = DSM 45392 genome contains:
- a CDS encoding hydrogen peroxide-inducible genes activator; the encoded protein is MNNKEYRPTLSQLRTFVTIAENKHFGTAATKLGISQPSLSQALVALEQGLGIQLIERSTRRVIVTPAGEELLPYAKATLDAADAFLAHSRGTHGTLIGPLTIGIIPTIAPYVLPGLLTATAAQYPELEPRIVEDQTRHLVQMLRDGQIDIAVMALPSEATGVAEVPLYSEDFAVVVPEGHGLAGRTDLGLSDLDTLDLLLLDDGHCLHDQIVDLCRKADLNPTEAANSVTRASSLTTIMQLVAAGLGATLVPVSALRTECHRPGLATATFRDDVTAQREIGLVYRNSSSRAEEFHVLGTLVTAAFEEAVSPTE
- the sucC gene encoding ADP-forming succinate--CoA ligase subunit beta — protein: MDLYEYQALELFAAHGVPVLSGTVAETPAEARAAAERLGGECVVKAQVKIGGRGKAGGVRVAAAPEAAEQAAEAILGMDIRGHTVERVLVVECVEIEAEYYFSLLLDRARRSYLGLFSVEGGVDIEKLAAERPEALARVEVDPLEGFDAHELVDALPADLRDKVVPVIRRLAEVFREEDATLVEVNPLVLTVQGDIIALDAKITLDDNAAFRHDNRAELAEAADHLDPIERRASEQGLKYVTLEGSVGIIGNGAGLVMSTLDVVSGAGERHGGQKPANFLDIGGGACPETMTAALEIVLSDEQVRSVFVNVFGGITSCDAVATGIVEALTHLGDTARKPIVVRLDGNSVDEGRRILREYDHPLVTVVDDMDEAADRVAELAAVTPSVV
- a CDS encoding carboxymuconolactone decarboxylase family protein, with product MSIDNLRSALPEYAKDQKLNLGSLTRTTELNEQQLWGTLLASAAATGNDTVFAEISEEAKEHLSDEAFEAALGAATVMAMNNVAYRAKHFLGEDYTNVKFGLRMNIIAKPGVEKADFELWSLAVSTINGCENCVVAHDKTVREEGLTKEQVWEAVKVAAVIQAVAQTVQIEAAR
- a CDS encoding DUF7716 domain-containing protein; this translates as MLETGRTHPLADIIDTVLADPTSGSGWCLYTGPGMTPGEYLVDEYPEVGDDDTETYPPAVRERGLDYFLSGQMCEDVILNLDHQGSPLDEELCARALRFYSERDTFLPVEPVPHLRTLSRIVGRVGEYPAVTDAHLSPVVRLRVRKLLGRETADTLVALQGRELSPDIRIDLAGWTDTPYRRVAVSGTGDTWAVRATDGHVVFRDGADAAVDLQIGVEDFLRVADLWGQCGDADTGEFLRAVAPLLPVPVEQWRWPCRL
- a CDS encoding peroxiredoxin; this encodes MAIMTVGEKFPEFELLALKGGNLAEANAQQPEDYFETVSLDKYPGKWKVVFFYPKDFTFVCPTEIAAFGKLDEEFQDRDTQILGGSIDNEFSHFNWRATNEELKDIPFPMFSDIKHELIRELGVENADGVADRATFIIDPDGIIQFVSVTPDAVGRNVDEVLRVLDALQSEEVCACNWQANDPTKNINKMDVVQESLK
- the sucD gene encoding succinate--CoA ligase subunit alpha encodes the protein MAIFLNSESRIIVQGITGREGREHTARMLAAGANVVGGTNPKKAGETVTVGGHELPVFGTVADARAATDANVSVVFVPAPFVREAVCEAIDAAIPLIVVITEGVPVRDTAEMLAHARTEGGTRIIGPNCPGIIPADISGPGPVGLISKSGTLTYQMMHALSDVGISTALGIGGDPLIGTAYIDALSAFEEDPDTRAIVMIGEIGGDAEERAADYIREHVTKPVVGYVAGFTAPEGKTMGHAGAIVTGSVGTAQAKKEALEAAGVRVGTTPTETAEIMRGIVEGM